The sequence below is a genomic window from Deltaproteobacteria bacterium.
GCGCGGCGCCCGGCTCGGCCCAGTCGCCCGTGATCAGGATGCCGCGGCCGAGCGCGCGGCCGCGTGCGGTCGTGTCGCTCCACGCAAGTGTGTAGGGCGAGTGCCGGCCCGCCTCGCGCAGGCCCGAGACGAGCGCGTCGATGTCCGCAAACGCGCGCGTCTCGACGCGCAGCCAGGGCGAGGGAATGCGCCGCAGCGCGACCTCGACCTCGAGGATCGCGCCCGTGAGCCCCATTCCGCCCTGGGTCGCGCGGAACAGCTCGGGCTCGCGGGTCGCGGAGATCTCGAGCACCCGACCATCGGGCACGCGCATGCGAAGCCCGCGCACGTGGCGCCCGAACGTGCCCTCGGCGTGGTGGTTCTTGCCGTGCACGTCGCAGGCGACCATTCCGCCCAGCGTGACGTACTGCGTGCCCGGCACGACCGGCGGCGCGAAGCCGCGCGGCAGAAAGATCCGGTTCAGCTCCGCGAGCGAGAAGCCTGCCTCGGCGCGCAGGACGCCGGTCACCGCATCGAACGAGATCAGCCGATCCGCGCGCGACGTAGAGACCACGTGCGCGCCGCTCCGCGCCGGAAGCGACGCGTCGCCGTAGGAGCGGCCGAGCCCGCGAAACAGAACGCCCTCGCGGCTCGCGCGCTCGAGATCCTCGTCGCGCGTCTCGCGCGCTTCGATTCGCGGGTGGCCCCCCCATCCGGAGATCTCGCTCACGAGCCCTCCTTCCCCGTGCGCGCGAGCGGGGTTCGGTTCGTGGACCATCAGAACGACACGCGCCGCAGCACCGGGCGGGGCAGGGCCCGCACGGCGGCCATCACGCCGCGCCAGATCGGCGGCGCGTAGACCACGCGCCGACCGCGCTCGATCCCGCGCAGCGCCGCGGTCGCGACCCGCTCCGGCGTGGCGGCGAAGGGCGGTGCCCGGAGCCCCTCCGTCATCGCGGTGTGCACGAAGCCGGGCTTCACGGTGACGACGCGCAACCCGCTGGAGCCAAAGCGCAGCTCGAGACCGTCCAGATAGTGAGAGAGGCCCGCCTTCGCCGCGCCGTACAGGGCGACCGGCTTTCGCGCGCGATCGCCGGCGACCGACGAGAACACGCAGAGCGTGCCGCCTCCGCGCGCGAGCAGTCGGACCCGGGCCTGCTCGCAGAACAGGATCGTCTTGGTGAAGTCGAGGTCCAAGACGAGCCGACACAGATCCGGGTCGGCCTCGAGCTGCTCCTGCGTGCCGAACGCCCCTGCGGTCACGACCACGAGATCGAGGCCGCCGAGCGCCAGCTCGGCCGCTTCGAGCGCCGGGCCGAACTCCGCGGGCGAGTCCAGATCGCAGCGCACGATCGAGACCGCCGCCGCGCGGCCGCGCGCTTGCAGGTCCGCGGCGCTCCTCGCGAGCTCGGCTTCGTCGCGTCCCAGCAGGCAGAGCCGCGCGCCGCGCTCTGCGAGCGCCCGCGCGAGCGCCCGGCCGATCCCTCGCGTGCCGCCGAGAATCGCCGCGTTCACGGCGTTCGCGTCGCGCCGCAGCGCGGATCTGCGGATCTGCGGCTCGGTTCACGCATCGGTTCGGCTACCTTCGACGCCATGAGCAGCGGCGATATTCCTGCCCTCGAATCGGCCACCGGCTCGCCCCGGGTCGGTACCACATGACCCGTCCTGCGCCAACCCGCGTGCTCAAGGGGCTTCTGGCGGCGGGGCTCGTCTTCGTGCTTCTCGAGGGGGTCGCGAGCCTGGCCTTCTTCGTCTGGTCGGTCCGGATGAGCTACTGGCGGCCGCTGCCCGAGCGCAGCCACACCGTCTACGATCCCGAGCTCGGCTGGGCGAGTCGCAAGGGAAGCGTCGCCCGGGACGTGTTCGGACCCGGGCTCGACGTGAGCACGAACGCGCGCGGCTTCCGCAACGCGTCCGAGTTCCAGGCTTCGGTTGCGCCCGACAAGACGCGCGTGGTCGCGCTCGGCGATTCGTTCACGCTCGGCTACGGCGTAGGGGACGCGGACTCGTGGCCGGCCTCTCTCGAGCGGCTCTGCCCGCGGCTCGAGGTGCCCAACATGGGTCAATCGGGCTACGGGATCGACCAGAGCTACCTGTGGTATCTGCGCGACGGCCGCGTGATCGATCAGGACGTGCTCGTGCTCGCGTTCATCGACGACGATCTGCTGCGCGTGCGGCACGACGACATGTTGGGCTACGGAAAGCCCGTGCTCCGCCTGATCGACGGCGAGCTGGTCGCGACGAACGTGCCGGTTCCGCGCGCGCCGTATCTGCTGCCGGTGCTGACCCAGAATCTCGCGCTGCTCGAACGGCTGCGGCTGGTCGAGCTCCCGCGCGCGCTGGTCGCGCGCTTCGCGCCCCGCCCGGTGCCCGGCGAGACGATGAGTGAAGCGGAGGCGCAGCAGGTCGACGAGGCGATCTTCCGCGCGCTCGCGCGCGACGCCGCCGAACGCGACGCGCGGCTCCTGCTGGTGCATCTGCCGCATCTGGCCCAGGGCCGTCCCGACCGGATCGCCGAGCTCCCTGCGCTCGGGGTCGCCGCGCTCGAGCGCGTGCGGCAGCAGGCGGTCGTCGGCGTCATGGAACACGAGCAGCTCGCCGGTCGCCCGCGCGAGCCCGGCGTTTCGCGCCAGGCACGCGCCGAGGTTCGCCTGTCGGATCAGCTCCACGCCGGGCGTGCTCGCGGCGATCTCCGCCGAGTCGTCCGTCGATCCGTCGTCGACGACGATCACCTGCTCGGGCGGACGCGTCTGAGCGCGAACGCTCTCGAGCGACTCGCGCAGGAAGCGAGCGCCGTTGTAGCAGGGTATGACGACGGAGACCCTCACGAGCTCCCGCGGCCTCCTCTCTCGGAGCCCGGCTCCCGCCACAGCTCCCAGGGAGCTTCGCCGGAGGCGAACAGGTCCTCGAGCCTCTGCTGGTCCTTGAAGGTGTCCATGCAGGTCCAGAAGCCCGGGTGCTTGCAGGCGACCAGCTGCTCCGCGTCGATCAGGCGCTGGAACGGCTCGTGGACCAGCTCCTCACCGGGACGGATGTAGTCGAAGACGTCGCGGCGGAACATGAAGTAGCCGCCGTTGATCCGGATCCCCGAGGAGCCGAGGTCGGTGATGCTCGAGACCAGGTCGTTCTCGCGCGTCGAGACCACGTGGGAGGCGTGTGTCGGCCGCACCAGCGCGAACGCACCGGTCTTGCCGCTCTCGAGGAAGCGCTGGCTGAACCGGTCCAGCGGCAGATCGGACAGGCCGTCCGAGTAGTTGGCGAAGAAGAACTCCTCGCCCTCCAGGTGCTTGCGAACGGCGCGCAGCCTCTGCCCGATCGACGCGGTGAGTCCGGTGTCGCAGAACGTGATGCGCCAGTTCTCGATGTCGCGGTGCAGGAGCTCGATCCGGGTCTCGCCCCCTGACAAGACGAAGTCGTTCGAGATGCACTCGTCGTACTCGAGGAAGAACTGCTTGATCGCATCCGCCTTGTAGCCGAGGCAGAGGATGAAGTCGGTGTGGCCGTAGTGGGCGTAGTACTTCATCACGTGCCAGAGCACCGGCCGATAGCCGATCGAGACCAGCGGCTTGGGCACGTTCTCGGCCAGGCCCCGGAGCCGCAAACCCAGTCCACCGCAGAAGAGAACCACCTTCATTCGAGTTCACCCGTCGACTGGCCGGAGCAAGTCGGTTGTGCACAGCGCGCTCGCGGCCTCGTGGATCGTCGCGAACGGAAGTCGCGAGCGCTCCGCGATGTCGAGCAGGCTGTGCTGTCCATCCGAGAGATTCAGCACCCAGGCCATCGCGCGGCCGAGGCTGCTCGCGAGCGGGCCCGAGCCGAGCAGGCCCCGCCGGCCGAGCTGTGGCTCGCCCTTTGCCGCGAGATTTCGGTAGCACCGATCGCGCTCGAGCACGCCGAGCGCCGCGAGCACAGCCGCGA
It includes:
- a CDS encoding FAD-binding oxidoreductase; amino-acid sequence: MVHEPNPARAHGEGGLVSEISGWGGHPRIEARETRDEDLERASREGVLFRGLGRSYGDASLPARSGAHVVSTSRADRLISFDAVTGVLRAEAGFSLAELNRIFLPRGFAPPVVPGTQYVTLGGMVACDVHGKNHHAEGTFGRHVRGLRMRVPDGRVLEISATREPELFRATQGGMGLTGAILEVEVALRRIPSPWLRVETRAFADIDALVSGLREAGRHSPYTLAWSDTTARGRALGRGILITGDWAEPGAAPARAPVFRAPFELPFDLPSGLIAPWSIRLFNSAYYRLYQRARSGIAHPRAFFHPLDVIGRWNRAYGRRGFAQYQCVVPAAADAQIVRRLFEILGRMDGASPVPVVKDFGAEASGLLSFPLPGVTIALDLPMRGAATQALVDRLNDEVAANGGRIYLAKDSLSRPEHFRSMERRLPAWNETRRKWDPDARLRSALSVRLLGDEP
- a CDS encoding SDR family NAD(P)-dependent oxidoreductase, which translates into the protein MNAAILGGTRGIGRALARALAERGARLCLLGRDEAELARSAADLQARGRAAAVSIVRCDLDSPAEFGPALEAAELALGGLDLVVVTAGAFGTQEQLEADPDLCRLVLDLDFTKTILFCEQARVRLLARGGGTLCVFSSVAGDRARKPVALYGAAKAGLSHYLDGLELRFGSSGLRVVTVKPGFVHTAMTEGLRAPPFAATPERVATAALRGIERGRRVVYAPPIWRGVMAAVRALPRPVLRRVSF
- a CDS encoding glucose-1-phosphate cytidylyltransferase, which produces MKVVLFCGGLGLRLRGLAENVPKPLVSIGYRPVLWHVMKYYAHYGHTDFILCLGYKADAIKQFFLEYDECISNDFVLSGGETRIELLHRDIENWRITFCDTGLTASIGQRLRAVRKHLEGEEFFFANYSDGLSDLPLDRFSQRFLESGKTGAFALVRPTHASHVVSTRENDLVSSITDLGSSGIRINGGYFMFRRDVFDYIRPGEELVHEPFQRLIDAEQLVACKHPGFWTCMDTFKDQQRLEDLFASGEAPWELWREPGSERGGRGSS